The genomic segment AGCTTAGAACGGAAAACAGAACGTTAAAGGATGAAGTGAGTACCCAGCGTCAATTTGCCGATCAGATTATTCCTCTCACCGTTAAAGACAGGTTAGCCGGTGACAACGTCGCGGTTATCGTGACCGGTTCGGCGGGAGACGAAGTGGTGTCCGGCATGTTGAGTAGCATTAGGAAAGCCGGGGCTACGGCCAGCAGCATCAAGCTCGTACCGGATTTTAAAATCACAGACCAGATAATAACTCAGATGAAGCCGTATTTCTCTACCGATTTAAACGCAGAAAATGCCCAAGACCTGCTTATTAAGAAAATGGTTGATGAGCTTACGGTTAATACGACAACGGCAACATCTATTACAAGCACAACGACTCTTAAACCGAGAGCGCCGTATTTGCAGCAACTAAAGACAATCGGGTTTATCACCGGCGACCTCGTTGTGGTATCGCCGATGAAGCCGATCACGAAGGCCGTCCTGGTTGGTGGGTCGGACGTGGCGCGCGACCCGATGAAGATCGATCTGCCGATCATTCTGCAGCTTAAAGCTGTAAAGATACGGGTTAGCGGTGTCGAGGCATCGGATTGCGAGAAATCGTACGTGAAGTCCTATCAGACGGCCGGTATTCCTACCGTAGATAATGTCGACCAGCCAATGGGAATTATCTCGACGATCTTTACGCTGGCAGGGACCGATGGCAACTTCGGCTCTAAGAAAACCGCCGGGCAGCTTATGCCGTCGTCTTAAAAGGCCTGATACACGAATAAATAACGAAACGATAAAGGGTCCAGCTTCTGGGTCCTTTATTTTCGAGGTGAAGCAAAACCATATGGAAACCACGAATCATACGAGCGTAATAGCCGTTATAGCAGCATATAACGAGGCCGACAGGATAGACGCGACGGTGCGCGCGGCGCGCGCCATTCCGTCGGTAACCAGGGTTTTGGTTGTCGATGACGGTTCAGCGGATGCCACGAGCCAGGTAGCGCAGCAAGCAGGCGCGGAGGTGCTGCGCTTATCGAAAAATGCCGGTAAAGGAAAGGCTCTACAGAAAGCGGTTGCCGATCTAACCGATGACGTAACCTTATTTCTTGACGGTGACCTTGGCGAATGCGCGGCCGAAGCGCAAAAAATTCTGGACCCCGTAGTGCGCGGTGTCGCCGATATGGCGATTGCAGATTTTCCAAAGCCGCAAACAAAGGGCGGCATCGGCCTGGCGAAAGGACTCGGACGGTGGGCTATTAAGCGGTTTACCGGCGTGGAAATGGCCGAGCCGCTATCCGGGCAGCGCGCGGTTAAGACCGGTTATTTAAAAGGATTAGAGTTTGAATCGGGCTATGGGCTCGAAGTAGGCTTAAGCATCGATATCCTAAAACAGGGTTGTCGTGTTGTTGAAGTGCCGGTCAATATGACGCATCGTGAAACCGGCCGCAATTTTGCAGGTTTTATGCACCGTGGCCGGCAATTTTTAGATATTTTACGTGTAATCTTTAGAAGGACGGTTGCCGATACATAATATGATAATGACGCGCTTAATTCGCAATGTTACGGGGGGGTAATGCTAGTGATCGAACGAGGGGTCCTATACATTGTTGATTCAAGTATGAGTAGCGTAAAACAACATGTCCTCGTCCTCCTGAAGTACCTTAACCGGGCTCGGTACAAACCGTACCTGGTTACCTCAGACGATACGTACATCGCTGAGCATATTAAAGATCTCGACGTCGAGTATATTGTAATTCCCGGCATTTCAACGGCGACTAAACTTAATGTCGGAGGTATTGTCAAACAGATCCAGCAATTCCTCGAAGAACGTAAGGTAAATCTTGTGCACACTCATGGCGACCAGGCGTGCTTTGTTGGTACACACCTTGCGAAAGCGTTGGAAGTAAAACATGTTTCCACCGTTCATACCGCAGAGGATACTTCAAAAAAGAAGGGTTTATTCGGAATTCAGCATGACAAGGTTTTAACCACGCCCGACCGCATAATTGCAATCTCCGAGGACATCAGAAAACAAGTCGAACCGCTTAACGAAGTTAGGCTGATATATAATGGTATCGAGATAGAGCGTTTCGGCGACACACTCGATACCGAGCATCTCTTTAGGGAGCTTGAGGTTACTAAAGATCATAAGATGATCGGCACGGTAACCGAGCTGACGCCCGGAAGCGGTATTGATGTATTTTTAGACGCGGCAGCCAAGCTGCAAAAAGATGATCCCGAAATGCATTTTATCGTCGCAGGCGATGGCGATGAACTCGATAATCTTAAAGAGAAAGCGGCATCTCTCGGTATTGCTAAGAACGCGCACTTCTTAGGTTTCAGGCGAGACGTAGCGCATATTTTGAAAAGCCTGAACGTTGTGGTTATACCGAATATCTCAACGGAATTGCCGCTCGCTCTGCTTGAAGCTCTTGCCAGCATAAAGCCGGTTGTTATCTCGGATACGCCGGGCGTGCGCGAAGTCGTTTCCGAGGATAGTGTTGAGTTTGTGAAGCCGGGGGATGCAGATGCAATCGTAAAGGCCGTTAGCGGCCTGTTATCCGACGCCGACAAGGCAAACGCAAAAGCGAGTGCAGGCCAGAAGCTTATCTCAGGAAGATTTTCAGTTGAGAATATGATCAAGCCGACGCAGTCACTTTATCTTGAGGTTGCTGGATAGGCGCAAAATACCAATCGAAACTAACCGAATAAACCGGTAACTAGTGAAAATGGAATCTAGTTAACCGGCTTTTTTATTGCTATTATTGGTCGAAATAACATAACAAATGGGTAATTTGATTAAGCAATACGGGAAATGGGATAATTATCCTACATCATACGGTTAAAAATCGGTATCATGAGCTATGACAATCGCTCGAGGGAATAAAGAAGTGTCTCTAGCCGAATGATATAGCAAAATTATTGAGAAATGGCGTAACCTTACACTATGGATTGGATCAGAAACCGGCTTAAGGAACTTGATGCAGCGGCAATTATAGTCATTGTCGCATTGATATTCGGTGCATTGCTACGAATTGGCGCCTGGCACCAGGGCGAAGGCAGGAATGTCCTCGGGACGTCGACCGATTCGCTAATGTATGAGAACTTGGCGAAAGACCTGCTTGCCGGTAAGGGCTATATCGGCACCGACCACATGATCGCCCGAACCGGCCAACAAACGGCGTTTTACGGCCCAACGTACCCATTTTATCTGGTTGCCGTGCATTATGTATTCGGTTCTGCGGTTGAGGTTGCACAGGCTTCAAATATGATCCTCGGAATACTCACGGCAATTGCTGTCTTCATGCTTGGCTCGCGAATGTACGGCCGATTGCGGGGTGCGGGGGCTGCTTTCATTGTGGCAGTATCGCCCCAGCTTATTTATTACGGTTTTCGATTAATGTCGGAAACGCTGTACATATTTCTTCAGGCGCTTCTTTTAATTGCGATTGTCGTGATTTTAAAGAAAGACAAACCGTCATTGTGGGCGCTGG from the Candidatus Aquicultor sp. genome contains:
- a CDS encoding copper transporter, with translation MFDMRYHIASLVGVFLALAIGILLGTVIVDKGLLIDQQQALVKKIEQNFDELRTENRTLKDEVSTQRQFADQIIPLTVKDRLAGDNVAVIVTGSAGDEVVSGMLSSIRKAGATASSIKLVPDFKITDQIITQMKPYFSTDLNAENAQDLLIKKMVDELTVNTTTATSITSTTTLKPRAPYLQQLKTIGFITGDLVVVSPMKPITKAVLVGGSDVARDPMKIDLPIILQLKAVKIRVSGVEASDCEKSYVKSYQTAGIPTVDNVDQPMGIISTIFTLAGTDGNFGSKKTAGQLMPSS
- a CDS encoding glycosyltransferase family 4 protein; the protein is MLVIERGVLYIVDSSMSSVKQHVLVLLKYLNRARYKPYLVTSDDTYIAEHIKDLDVEYIVIPGISTATKLNVGGIVKQIQQFLEERKVNLVHTHGDQACFVGTHLAKALEVKHVSTVHTAEDTSKKKGLFGIQHDKVLTTPDRIIAISEDIRKQVEPLNEVRLIYNGIEIERFGDTLDTEHLFRELEVTKDHKMIGTVTELTPGSGIDVFLDAAAKLQKDDPEMHFIVAGDGDELDNLKEKAASLGIAKNAHFLGFRRDVAHILKSLNVVVIPNISTELPLALLEALASIKPVVISDTPGVREVVSEDSVEFVKPGDADAIVKAVSGLLSDADKANAKASAGQKLISGRFSVENMIKPTQSLYLEVAG
- a CDS encoding glycosyltransferase family 2 protein; the encoded protein is METTNHTSVIAVIAAYNEADRIDATVRAARAIPSVTRVLVVDDGSADATSQVAQQAGAEVLRLSKNAGKGKALQKAVADLTDDVTLFLDGDLGECAAEAQKILDPVVRGVADMAIADFPKPQTKGGIGLAKGLGRWAIKRFTGVEMAEPLSGQRAVKTGYLKGLEFESGYGLEVGLSIDILKQGCRVVEVPVNMTHRETGRNFAGFMHRGRQFLDILRVIFRRTVADT